In Yersinia enterocolitica subsp. enterocolitica, one DNA window encodes the following:
- the panM gene encoding aspartate 1-decarboxylase autocleavage activator PanM — protein sequence MKLTIERLTNLTHQDLIDLAKIWPEQQQTTWLQWINDGKPLFAARFNERLLGAVKVMVDGQQAELEDLYVREVTRRRGVGLYLIEETLRQLPTIQQWYLSDKQVVAANYEAMGSFMLACGFSRNKQGWQR from the coding sequence ATGAAACTGACTATTGAACGTTTAACAAACCTTACTCATCAGGATCTTATCGATTTAGCTAAAATTTGGCCCGAACAGCAACAAACCACTTGGCTGCAATGGATTAATGACGGCAAACCACTCTTTGCAGCGCGATTCAATGAGCGTTTACTCGGCGCAGTGAAAGTCATGGTGGATGGCCAACAGGCCGAGCTTGAGGATTTATATGTCAGGGAAGTGACGCGCCGGCGTGGGGTAGGGCTTTATCTTATTGAAGAAACGTTGCGGCAGTTACCCACCATTCAACAGTGGTATCTGAGTGATAAGCAAGTGGTAGCCGCAAACTACGAAGCAATGGGTAGCTTTATGCTGGCCTGTGGTTTTAGCCGCAATAAACAAGGCTGGCAACGGTAG
- a CDS encoding branched-chain amino acid ABC transporter substrate-binding protein has translation MKLTKGKVLLAGCIAMAMSHSVLAKDIKVAIVGAMSGPVAQYGDMEFTGARQAIADINAKGGIKGDKLVGVEYDDACDPKQAVAVANKVINDGIRYVIGHLCSSSTQPASDIYEDEGVIMITPAATNADLTTRGYKMIMRTTGLDSDQGPTAAKYILETIKPKRIAVVHDKQQYGEGLARSVRDSLKKQGTEPVLFEGVTAGDKDFSTLVARLKKENVDFVYFGGYYPEMGQILRQAKQAGLTARFMGPEGVGNSSLSNIAGDASEGMLVTLPKRYDQVPANQPIVDALKAKKLDPTGPFVWTTYAALQSLTTAMERSGSQEPADLVKDLKTGKPVETVMGPLSWDEKGDLKGFEFGIFEWHADGSSTAVK, from the coding sequence ATGAAATTAACAAAAGGTAAAGTGTTGCTGGCGGGGTGTATAGCAATGGCGATGAGCCATTCTGTGCTGGCGAAAGACATTAAAGTTGCCATTGTTGGCGCGATGTCCGGCCCGGTTGCCCAATATGGTGACATGGAATTTACCGGTGCACGTCAGGCTATTGCTGATATCAATGCCAAAGGCGGAATTAAAGGCGATAAACTGGTCGGCGTGGAATACGATGATGCCTGCGACCCGAAACAAGCCGTAGCTGTTGCTAACAAAGTAATTAACGATGGTATTCGTTACGTTATCGGCCACCTGTGCTCCTCTTCAACTCAGCCTGCTTCAGATATTTATGAAGATGAAGGCGTGATTATGATCACCCCTGCTGCGACCAATGCTGATCTAACCACTCGTGGTTACAAAATGATTATGCGAACCACTGGTCTGGACTCGGATCAAGGCCCAACTGCGGCTAAATATATTCTTGAAACCATCAAACCAAAACGCATTGCTGTGGTACATGATAAGCAGCAATACGGTGAAGGTTTGGCGCGCTCGGTGCGTGATAGTTTGAAAAAACAAGGCACAGAACCTGTGTTGTTTGAAGGTGTAACCGCAGGTGATAAAGATTTCTCTACCTTGGTGGCTCGTCTCAAGAAAGAGAACGTCGATTTTGTTTATTTCGGCGGTTACTACCCAGAGATGGGGCAAATCCTACGTCAGGCTAAGCAGGCTGGCTTGACAGCACGCTTTATGGGCCCAGAGGGCGTTGGTAACTCCTCACTGTCTAATATCGCTGGTGATGCTTCTGAAGGCATGCTGGTGACTTTGCCAAAACGTTATGATCAGGTTCCTGCTAACCAACCTATCGTTGATGCGCTGAAAGCGAAGAAACTGGACCCAACTGGCCCGTTCGTTTGGACAACCTATGCCGCACTGCAATCGCTGACCACCGCGATGGAACGTAGTGGCAGTCAGGAACCTGCTGATTTGGTCAAAGATCTGAAAACTGGTAAGCCGGTGGAAACAGTGATGGGGCCATTGAGCTGGGATGAAAAAGGCGATCTGAAAGGGTTTGAATTCGGTATTTTTGAATGGCATGCGGATGGGTCATCAACCGCAGTCAAATAA
- the livH gene encoding high-affinity branched-chain amino acid ABC transporter permease LivH, with translation MSEQFLYFLQQMFNGVTLGSTYALIAIGYTMVYGIIGMINFAHGEVYMISSYVSFIVIAALMMVGIDASWLLIGSAFLVSIVIASTYGWSIERVAYKPVRSSKRLIALISAIGMSIFLQNYVSLNQGSRDLALPSLVTGQWTLAETNGFAATISTMQLTIWIVTFLAMLALTLFIRYSRMGRACRACAEDLKMASLLGINTDRVISLTFVIGALMAAVAGVLLGQFYGVINPYIGFMAGMKAFTAAVLGGIGSIPGAMIGGLILGIAEALTSAYLSTEYKDAVSFALLIVVLLVMPTGILGRPEVEKV, from the coding sequence ATGTCAGAGCAGTTTCTTTATTTCCTGCAACAGATGTTCAACGGAGTGACGTTGGGCAGCACTTATGCGCTGATCGCCATCGGTTACACCATGGTGTACGGCATTATCGGCATGATCAACTTCGCTCACGGCGAAGTGTATATGATCAGCAGCTATGTCTCCTTTATCGTGATCGCCGCATTGATGATGGTGGGGATTGATGCCAGTTGGTTATTGATAGGCTCTGCTTTTCTCGTCTCAATTGTCATTGCCAGTACTTATGGTTGGAGTATTGAGCGAGTTGCGTATAAACCGGTTCGCAGCTCTAAACGCTTGATCGCGCTGATCTCGGCGATCGGGATGTCTATCTTTCTGCAAAACTACGTTAGCCTTAACCAAGGTTCGCGGGATCTGGCGTTACCAAGTTTGGTGACCGGCCAGTGGACACTAGCAGAAACGAATGGCTTTGCCGCAACCATTAGCACCATGCAGTTGACCATTTGGATAGTGACCTTCCTGGCAATGTTGGCGCTGACACTCTTTATCCGTTATTCCCGTATGGGGCGCGCTTGCCGTGCCTGTGCTGAAGATTTAAAAATGGCCAGTTTGCTGGGCATTAATACTGACCGTGTTATCTCGCTGACTTTCGTAATCGGTGCGCTGATGGCCGCTGTCGCTGGGGTCTTGTTGGGGCAGTTTTATGGTGTCATTAACCCATACATTGGCTTTATGGCCGGCATGAAAGCGTTCACCGCCGCTGTACTTGGTGGTATCGGCAGCATTCCGGGCGCGATGATCGGTGGCTTGATTCTGGGGATCGCGGAAGCATTAACTTCTGCTTATCTCAGCACAGAATACAAAGATGCAGTTTCATTCGCACTGTTGATTGTTGTGCTATTAGTGATGCCTACCGGGATTTTAGGCCGTCCGGAGGTTGAAAAAGTATGA
- a CDS encoding high-affinity branched-chain amino acid ABC transporter permease LivM, protein MKQLNFLNAIISSFVLLVLASFVMGLQLQLDGTKLIVQGASEVRWLWIGAACIVVFFFQLVRPLIQQGIKKVSGPAWVLPSFDGTTPRQKLLAAAIIIAAIAWPFLVSRGSVDIATLTLIYVMLGLGLNVVVGLSGLLVLGYGGFYAIGAYTYALLNHYYGLGFWESLPLAGIVAALSGFLLGFPVLRLRGDYLAIVTLGFGEIVRILLLNNTEITGGPNGISQIPKPTLFGLEFSRTAKDGGWDTFHNFFGLTYDPSDRIIFLYMVALLLVILTLFVINRLLRMPLGRAWEALREDEIACRSLGLSPTKIKLTAFTISAAFAGFAGTLFAARQGFVSPESFTFVESAFVLAIVVLGGMGSQFAVILAAVLLVVSRELMRDLNAYSMLLLGALMVLMMIWRPQGLLPMKRPQLKLKVADIKAKQGEQA, encoded by the coding sequence ATGAAACAACTCAATTTCCTTAACGCCATTATTTCCAGTTTTGTTTTGCTCGTCCTCGCCTCGTTTGTGATGGGATTGCAGTTGCAATTAGACGGCACCAAACTCATTGTACAAGGAGCCTCAGAAGTGCGCTGGTTGTGGATTGGCGCGGCGTGTATTGTGGTGTTTTTCTTCCAATTGGTGCGCCCACTCATCCAGCAAGGGATTAAAAAAGTCTCTGGCCCGGCATGGGTTTTGCCCAGCTTTGACGGCACTACCCCGCGCCAGAAGTTATTAGCAGCTGCGATTATTATCGCCGCAATAGCCTGGCCATTCTTGGTCTCCCGAGGTTCCGTGGATATCGCGACTCTGACACTGATTTACGTCATGTTGGGCTTGGGATTAAACGTCGTGGTTGGGCTATCAGGCCTGTTGGTACTGGGTTACGGTGGTTTTTATGCTATTGGCGCTTATACCTATGCGCTGCTAAATCACTATTACGGTCTGGGTTTCTGGGAGAGTTTACCTCTGGCGGGGATTGTCGCAGCACTGTCGGGCTTCCTGTTGGGCTTCCCGGTTTTACGTCTGCGCGGGGACTATTTAGCCATTGTGACACTCGGTTTCGGTGAGATTGTGCGTATTTTGCTGCTCAACAATACGGAGATTACCGGCGGGCCGAATGGGATTAGCCAAATTCCTAAACCGACACTGTTTGGTTTGGAATTCAGCCGCACCGCAAAAGACGGGGGCTGGGACACTTTCCATAATTTCTTTGGCCTGACTTATGATCCAAGTGACCGCATCATCTTCCTGTATATGGTGGCACTGCTGCTGGTGATCCTGACCCTGTTTGTGATTAACCGATTGCTGCGTATGCCGCTGGGACGGGCTTGGGAAGCACTGCGCGAAGATGAAATCGCCTGTCGCTCCTTGGGTTTAAGCCCAACTAAAATCAAATTGACTGCGTTTACCATCAGTGCTGCTTTTGCTGGCTTTGCCGGCACATTGTTTGCAGCTCGACAAGGTTTTGTCAGCCCAGAGTCCTTCACTTTCGTGGAATCGGCGTTTGTATTAGCGATTGTGGTATTAGGTGGGATGGGGTCGCAGTTCGCTGTTATCTTAGCGGCGGTATTGCTGGTGGTGTCACGCGAATTAATGCGTGATCTCAATGCGTACAGTATGTTGCTATTGGGTGCATTGATGGTATTGATGATGATTTGGCGTCCACAGGGCTTATTACCGATGAAAAGGCCGCAGTTGAAGCTGAAAGTTGCTGATATCAAAGCTAAACAGGGGGAACAAGCATGA
- the livG gene encoding high-affinity branched-chain amino acid ABC transporter ATP-binding protein LivG — translation MSTQPLLAVEGLSMRFGGLLAVNNVGLNLNQGEIVSLIGPNGAGKTTIFNCLTGFYRPTGGTIKLRDRHIEGLPGQVIARMGVIRTFQHVRLFREMTVVENLLVAQHQHLKSGVFAGLLKTPGFRRAEADALERAATWLERVGLLELANRQAGNLAYGQQRRLEIARCMVTRPELLMLDEPAAGLNPKETDELNQLIMELRDQHQVSVLLIEHDMKLVMGISDRIYVVNQGTPLAQGSPIEIRNNPDVIRAYLGE, via the coding sequence ATGAGTACGCAACCTTTGTTAGCGGTCGAAGGGCTGTCGATGCGCTTTGGTGGGTTATTGGCGGTGAATAATGTCGGCCTGAATCTCAATCAAGGGGAGATTGTCTCGCTGATTGGCCCCAATGGCGCGGGTAAAACCACAATCTTTAACTGCCTGACCGGTTTCTATCGCCCGACGGGCGGCACAATTAAATTACGTGATCGCCATATCGAAGGGCTTCCTGGGCAAGTTATTGCGCGTATGGGGGTGATTCGTACTTTCCAGCATGTGCGTTTGTTCCGCGAGATGACGGTGGTAGAGAACCTACTGGTGGCACAGCATCAGCATCTTAAAAGTGGTGTGTTTGCCGGTTTGCTGAAAACGCCGGGCTTTCGGCGGGCAGAGGCTGATGCATTGGAACGAGCGGCAACCTGGCTAGAGCGGGTCGGATTATTGGAACTGGCCAACCGTCAGGCGGGGAATCTGGCTTACGGTCAGCAACGGCGTTTGGAAATTGCTCGCTGTATGGTGACTCGCCCTGAGCTATTGATGCTGGATGAACCGGCTGCTGGCCTGAACCCGAAAGAAACTGATGAACTGAATCAGTTGATTATGGAATTGCGCGACCAACACCAAGTCTCGGTCTTGTTAATTGAGCATGATATGAAGCTGGTGATGGGGATTTCTGATCGTATTTATGTGGTGAATCAGGGAACGCCGTTGGCACAAGGCTCACCAATAGAAATTCGTAATAATCCAGATGTGATCCGAGCCTATTTGGGTGAATAA
- the livF gene encoding high-affinity branched-chain amino acid ABC transporter ATP-binding protein LivF — translation MLSFNQVSAHYGKIQALHQVSLHIQQGEIVTLIGANGAGKTTLLGTLCGEPRATEGSIIFGEQDITSWQTARIMREAIAIVPEGRRVFSRMTVEENLAMGGFFADRQQYQQRIERVYDLFPRLFERRAQRAGTMSGGEQQMLAIGRALMSQPKLLLLDEPSLGLAPIIILQIFDTIQQLREEGMTIFLVEQNANQALKLADRGYVLENGRIVLEDTGAALLANEAVRSAYLGG, via the coding sequence ATGTTGTCATTTAATCAAGTTTCAGCCCATTACGGCAAAATTCAGGCATTGCATCAGGTTAGTTTGCACATCCAACAAGGTGAAATTGTCACATTGATTGGTGCTAATGGTGCGGGTAAAACAACTCTGTTGGGCACATTGTGTGGCGAACCGCGAGCCACCGAAGGTAGTATTATTTTCGGCGAGCAGGATATTACCAGCTGGCAGACGGCACGCATCATGCGCGAGGCAATTGCCATTGTGCCGGAAGGGCGCAGGGTATTTTCCCGCATGACGGTGGAAGAGAACCTGGCGATGGGCGGATTTTTTGCCGATCGCCAGCAATATCAGCAACGTATCGAGCGGGTTTACGATTTATTCCCACGGCTGTTTGAACGCCGGGCCCAGCGCGCTGGCACTATGTCTGGTGGTGAACAGCAAATGTTGGCGATTGGGCGTGCTTTAATGAGCCAACCTAAACTTTTGCTGTTGGATGAACCGTCTCTCGGATTGGCTCCGATTATTATTCTGCAAATATTTGATACTATTCAACAATTAAGGGAAGAGGGGATGACCATCTTCCTGGTTGAGCAGAACGCGAATCAGGCACTGAAGTTGGCCGACCGAGGTTATGTGCTGGAAAATGGCCGTATTGTACTGGAGGATACGGGAGCTGCATTACTGGCAAATGAAGCCGTGCGATCGGCTTATTTAGGTGGTTAG
- a CDS encoding TcfC E-set like domain-containing protein, with the protein MEWNPMKTPSIIDKAVLVALLLTSFNSVGSEDITIEHLVPAGFSAAEEHNTLQLLGILNGKTLPSPLFFSEEKQQLSFDQQQYRDNHIDESSITLLASILPQIPYLQCQNGCDYILSNHRITVDKVNHVVTMTNNNNRYLMPVTTWGLVHNQSFDLRLATEQYRAVSARGQGYLGLPYQSFAFAHWFYNAARIKNNNSYAHQSGYQQQTQIGVGSWYLQKNFQAHYLRAGRQNNLDNSAGSIHTLVNPALDQFVTLGSQSYLAIDKPSAGSLVLYATSDGDFEIYRDNQLIRRIPAQLGRNEIDYSQLPGGYYTVEIRLVDRTGKVINQESQTISNIGTQTNNGWFLTLGKGAVRSNNAPHLMQFGRSMNLKSLQTNITLLKDTASHWTAEGNASHPLGIYDLNITPTLGLMSGEKRSGGYLRLTGGNSGLGYASLARYQTPDVSIYAPNAGSTSASYSRRFGPTQLSYQFNQYKNNRQHRIQSRWDWRRPQYGMALSLGVQKGGQWNSQNNYGVFLNTTLSFLKNSASINSAYARQQLTTSASYQKEFSDNYGTSTFGIDGSTSGKSNSVGSFAHRSGSRGDVSARAGVDNKIANGGISYNGMLAISPQGIALGRSSYSGTALLIETPDLAGTPYSFTAEGQPISGSGVYAIPIPRYQDRFFVRTHSNHSDVEMNIQLPVNITRAHPGQVFSSQANITLNLLYHGFLKGPQGQPVSGVIDETGDTVHPNGLFSIQSDVILKNITVQSTSARYRCDMRQQRDHIYLCHLN; encoded by the coding sequence ATGGAATGGAATCCTATGAAAACCCCGTCAATAATTGACAAGGCTGTTTTAGTTGCTCTATTACTCACTTCATTTAACTCAGTTGGTTCCGAAGATATTACTATTGAGCACTTAGTTCCGGCGGGTTTTTCTGCTGCCGAGGAACATAATACACTGCAATTACTAGGTATATTAAACGGGAAGACCCTGCCCAGCCCGCTGTTCTTCTCAGAAGAAAAACAACAATTAAGCTTTGATCAACAACAATATCGTGATAATCATATTGATGAATCATCCATTACTTTATTAGCGAGTATCTTACCGCAAATACCTTATTTACAGTGCCAAAATGGCTGCGACTATATCTTATCGAACCATCGAATTACCGTAGATAAAGTTAATCATGTGGTCACAATGACTAATAACAATAACCGTTATCTCATGCCGGTCACCACTTGGGGATTAGTACATAACCAATCTTTTGATCTGCGGTTGGCTACAGAACAGTATCGGGCTGTTTCTGCTCGTGGGCAAGGCTACCTTGGGCTACCCTATCAATCTTTTGCCTTTGCCCATTGGTTTTATAATGCTGCGCGGATAAAGAACAATAACTCATACGCCCATCAATCAGGATACCAGCAACAGACCCAAATAGGCGTTGGCAGTTGGTATCTGCAAAAGAATTTTCAGGCGCACTATTTGCGCGCTGGCCGGCAAAACAATCTGGATAATAGCGCAGGCAGTATTCATACCCTGGTCAATCCGGCCTTAGACCAATTCGTAACACTAGGCAGTCAGAGCTATTTAGCCATTGATAAACCCTCGGCAGGGAGCTTGGTGCTGTACGCCACCAGTGATGGCGATTTTGAAATTTACCGTGATAACCAACTCATCCGCCGTATTCCAGCCCAACTAGGCCGTAACGAAATTGATTACAGCCAACTCCCCGGCGGCTATTACACCGTTGAGATTCGTTTAGTGGATCGCACCGGAAAAGTCATTAATCAGGAAAGCCAAACTATCAGCAATATAGGTACTCAGACTAATAATGGCTGGTTCCTGACCTTGGGCAAAGGTGCAGTGCGTAGTAATAACGCCCCTCATCTGATGCAATTTGGCCGCAGCATGAACCTGAAAAGCCTGCAAACCAATATCACACTACTTAAAGACACCGCCAGCCACTGGACCGCCGAAGGGAATGCCTCACACCCACTGGGCATTTATGATCTGAATATTACCCCCACTTTGGGGCTGATGTCGGGTGAAAAACGCAGTGGGGGATATTTGCGTTTAACCGGTGGGAATTCTGGTCTGGGATATGCCTCGCTTGCCCGCTACCAAACGCCTGATGTGTCGATATACGCACCTAATGCTGGTAGTACCTCAGCTTCTTATAGCCGCCGTTTTGGGCCAACTCAGCTTAGTTATCAATTTAATCAATATAAAAATAATCGCCAACACCGCATTCAAAGTCGTTGGGACTGGCGGCGACCGCAATATGGCATGGCTCTGTCGCTCGGAGTACAAAAAGGTGGGCAATGGAACAGCCAAAATAATTACGGCGTATTTCTTAATACCACTCTGTCTTTCCTCAAAAACAGCGCCAGCATCAACAGTGCTTATGCCCGACAACAGCTAACGACCAGTGCCAGCTATCAAAAAGAGTTTAGTGATAACTACGGCACCAGCACTTTCGGTATTGATGGCAGCACCAGCGGGAAAAGCAATAGTGTCGGCAGCTTTGCTCATCGCAGTGGCAGCCGCGGTGATGTATCGGCACGAGCAGGGGTAGACAACAAGATAGCCAATGGCGGTATCAGCTATAACGGCATGTTGGCTATCAGCCCACAAGGGATTGCATTAGGTCGCAGCAGCTACAGTGGAACTGCATTACTGATAGAAACACCGGATCTGGCAGGCACTCCCTATAGCTTCACTGCAGAAGGTCAACCGATCAGTGGCAGCGGTGTCTATGCCATTCCCATTCCACGCTATCAGGATCGTTTCTTTGTTCGCACCCACAGTAACCACAGTGATGTGGAGATGAATATTCAATTGCCAGTCAATATTACGCGCGCTCATCCGGGACAGGTGTTTTCAAGTCAGGCCAATATCACCTTAAATCTGCTTTACCACGGTTTTCTCAAAGGCCCCCAGGGGCAACCGGTTAGTGGAGTGATTGATGAGACTGGCGACACGGTTCATCCTAATGGCCTGTTCTCTATTCAATCTGACGTGATACTAAAAAACATCACGGTTCAAAGCACTTCGGCCCGCTACCGCTGCGATATGCGCCAGCAACGCGATCACATTTATCTTTGCCACTTGAATTAA
- a CDS encoding CS1 type fimbrial major subunit: protein MKKTLLSIVTIAILASSSANAAPVEKDIAIEAKIVSAIKLTKNSGRALDAIKMTYDPVKNDGHFTHTEQIKFTSLGGTKIKVSLREAFAMLNSNNKTFTDYKVNIEGKELKNGSAAEVFDLTNTDFSGSLNISAKQPIDAVDGEIYTGVLKLSIEAEA, encoded by the coding sequence ATGAAAAAGACACTACTTTCAATTGTTACTATCGCTATATTGGCTAGCAGCAGTGCTAATGCTGCCCCTGTAGAAAAAGATATTGCGATTGAAGCAAAAATTGTTTCTGCAATAAAACTGACCAAGAATAGTGGCCGAGCGCTTGACGCCATCAAGATGACATACGACCCTGTGAAGAATGATGGTCACTTTACTCATACTGAACAGATTAAGTTCACTTCTCTAGGTGGGACTAAAATAAAAGTCTCTCTGAGAGAAGCATTCGCCATGCTGAATAGCAACAACAAGACATTTACTGATTACAAAGTAAATATAGAGGGTAAAGAATTGAAAAATGGCAGTGCTGCCGAAGTTTTTGACCTGACTAATACTGATTTTTCGGGGAGTTTAAACATCTCAGCTAAACAACCCATAGATGCTGTTGATGGAGAAATATATACCGGTGTCCTTAAACTCTCCATTGAAGCTGAAGCTTAA